The following coding sequences lie in one Phyllopteryx taeniolatus isolate TA_2022b chromosome 4, UOR_Ptae_1.2, whole genome shotgun sequence genomic window:
- the ntan1 gene encoding protein N-terminal asparagine amidohydrolase: MPLLIQNIVVERITSTAELFDKYQHLQENAKAFRSQPLTDIDPKCLLYVQQREFAATTPADNSVSVIGSEDATTCHLVVLRHTGSGAACLAHCDGSNTCAEVPLFIKSVTSLSTCCNEGRLELHLVGGFKDEAMTSHELSLNILAAFQQLKDDIHLETCCITEMNDVVLNAVHRPAVYGVAVNVKTGKVFPANFPYKGPAEALRSARTFTGGQMVDIYDSSRGLVKVGPCKWSPNMGIAFWLSQDDAIILKYLSTSPKAEPPDFVHHIKSTIQFLLKHSNSDSLFPGGQPQLYHRTESGEWESVASQVDS, encoded by the exons ATGCCTTTGCTCATTCAAAATATAGTTGTGGAACGTATCACCTCGACCGCAGAACTCTTCGACAAATATCAACATTTGCAG GAAAATGCAAAAGCCTTTCGATCCCAGCCGCTCACTGACATTGACCCCAAGTGCCTCCTGTATGTCCAACAGAGAGAGTTTGCTGCAACGACACCAGCAGATA ATAGTGTTTCAGTGATTGGATCTGAGGATGCCACCACCTGCCATTTGGTTGTGCTACGGCATACag GAAGTGGAGCTGCTTGCCTTGCACACTGCGATGGTTCCAACACTTGCGCTGAAGTCCCCCTCTTTATCAAATCAGTCACATCACTGAGTACCTGTTGTAATGAGGGCAG GCTTGAACTCCATCTTGTTGGTGGCTTTAAGGATGAGGCAATGACATCCCATGAACTCAGCCTTAACATACTAG CAGCCTTCCAACAGCTAAAAGATGATATCCATCTGGAAACATGTTGCATCACAG aaatGAATGATGTAGTCCTCAATGCTGTTCATAGACCAGCAGTTTATGGTGTTG CTGTAAAtgttaaaacaggaaaagtgttCCCTGCTAATTTCCCTTATAAAggaccagcagaggcgctgcgGTCAGCACGCACCTTCACAGGGGGACAG ATGGTTGACATTTATGACTCTAGTCGAGGACTTGTAAAGGTCGGCCCTTGCAAGTGGTCTCCCAATATGGGTATTGCCTTTTGGTTGTCACAAGATGATGCCATTATCTTAAAG TACTTGTCTACATCGCCAAAGGCTGAGCCACCAGACTTTGTCCATCACATCAAATCCACAATCCAGTTCCTCCTAAAGCACTCAAACTCTGACAGTCTCTTCCCTGGGGGTCAGCCACAGCTCTACCACAGGACTGAGAGCGGTGAATGGGAGAGTGTTGCTTCTCAAGTTGATTCTTGA